The Myxococcales bacterium region CACGTCGATGCGCGTCAACTTCGGGCTCTCCTCCCAGCGATCGATGGTGACGGCAACGCCGTGCGGAACTTCTTGCCGGGTGCGCCGAAGGACCTGTTCGCGCACGTACTCGCGCACGAAGAACCGGCTTGGCCGGTCGCTGATGGCCTCTTCGTCGAGGAGTTTTTCGCCATCCGGCAGTCGGCTCGCGATTTCCTGCTTGAGTCGCTCGAGGCCGTCGCGCTTTTTCGCCGACAGGGGAACGACGGCGGCGAAGGGAAAGGCCGCGGCGCGCCCCGCCAGGACCGGCAGCAGATCGCCCTTGATCTTCACGCGGTCGATCTTGCTTACCACCAAGATCACGGGCTTGCCGGGAGGCGCCGAGGCGGCGATCGCGGCGTCCAGAGCCGGGAGCGTCGGCGTCGGCGTTTCAGTGACGTCGCTCACGAGGACGATGACATCGGCGCCCGCCATGGCGTCGGCGACCTCTTGGTTCATGCGCTGCCCGAGGCGGTTCTTCGCCGTGTGTTGCCCGGGGGTGTCGACGAGGACCATCTGCAGCGGTCCGTCGTTGACCACGCCCGCGACCCGCTCCCGCGTCGTTTGCGGGTGGTGGCTTACGATGGCGAGGTGTTCACCGACGAGTCCGTTCAGGAGGGTGCTCTTGCCGACGTTCGGGCGACCGACGAGGGCTACGCGTCCGGCGCGTGACGCCGCAGGCGGCGGGCTGGGCGACCGACGCGAGGCCATGGCCCGCCACATACGCCATTTCGCTGGGCGCACGGGGAAAATCGGCCGACCCGTGCCGCTCGAGGGGCGCGCGATCGGGTCGACGGAAGGGCGTGTTAGTGGCCTTTACCCTTACGGGCGTTGCGATTAAGGTCCCCGGCGCCCGAAGTCTATCGCCGACACGCCTCAATTCCACCGCCCTTCCTTGTGAAAAGCTCGCCGGCTCTTCACTGTCACGAGCGCCATGATGACGACGCAACCGACCACCAACGAACAGCCGGTCACGGCGCCCGCGGAAGAAGCGACGCCGCTCGAGCCCGCCCGCACTTCGACGCCGCCGTCGAGGGCGGCGACCGACGGCGACATTCCGCCGATGCTCGCGGCGGCCCTCGCGCTGCTCGTTCCCGCGGTCATCATTCTCCTGTTGCCGCCGCTCTCGCGCGCGGGCCTTTGGGACCCGCCGGAGCTCAACGTCGCTGACATGGCGCGTCGCCTGGCGGTCAACCTCTACGGAGCGTCAAACCTGGCGCTAAGCGGCACCGACAACTCGCTCCCGCACTTGAACGATCTCGGCAAACCTGAGCTGCCTTTCACGTCGATCGCGCTGGGCTTCAAGCTCTTTGGGCTTCACGAGTGGGCTGGCCGCTTGCCGCTTGGCATCTGGGCGCTCGCGGGCATCGGCGCCGTGTACGCGTCGCTGGCGCGACTCATCGACCGCCGCGCCGGCGTTTACGCCGCCGTGGTCCTCGCCACGACGCCGCTCTACACAGTTCAGGCGCGGACGATGATCGGCGACATCGTGATCATGTCTGCCGTAGCCATGTCGTTCCTGGGGCTCGTCACGGCGACCCTTGAGGGCCTTGACCGGCGCGGAGCGCTGCCCCGCCTTGGCTTCTTGGCGGTGGCCCTCGCTGGCCTCGCCGCGGGCTACTATTCACGAGGGCTGGCGCTCGGCGTCACGGCGCCGCTGCTTTCCGCGGGCCTCCTCTACGCGCTGGTCGTGAGTTCGCTCCGCGGCAGCGGCCAAGGTCTCGACGCCTTTGGCCACGCTGTCGGGGGGCTGTCGTTGGTGCTCGCCATCGCGACCATGCCGACGGTGTACGGAGCGCTCGACCATCCCGACCGACTGAACATGAGCACGGTCTTGGGGGGCATGATTCGCAACGGCGGGAAGTTCCCGACGCACGACTTCATGCTCGGCCAGGTCGCCCACGCGATGGCACCGTGGAGCGCCTTCGCGGCCTTCGCCTTTGGTCGCCTCTTCTTCGCGCCTAAGGGCACGACCACGAAGGGCACGGCGGTTCGCGCGTCGCTCCTCATCGCCTTCGCCGTCGTCTTCGTCACGCAAGGCTTCGTCGTCGGCAAGGTCGACGCAACGGCGTTCGCGGGGCCGGCGCTCGCCGCCGCCGCTTGCGGCATCGCGCTCCGCGACTATGAGCGGGGCGCCCACTCGTCCATCGCCGTGGGCGTGGGCACGTTCCTCCTTCTGTTTCTCTTTCGCCACGACTTCAAGCACCTGCCCGACAAGGCGTTCCAAGTCTTTGGCGTCACGACGACCACGACCTTCCCGGAGAGCTTCAAGAACACCTCGGTGGTCCTGTGGGCCATCCTCCTCATGGGCTTTGCCGCCGTGACCTTGGTCACCTGGGGCGAGCGGTCCGGCAAGCGCACCCCGTTTGACGCGGCCATGTACCTGAAGGTCCTACGGGCCCTCCGCGAGGCGTGGGACGGGCTCTTGTCGCTTGTGTATTTTGCACTCGTTGCCGGCGCCTCTTTGGCGGGACTCCTCGTCTTCCTGGGCGCGCGGACCAAGCTCAAGTGGATCCCGGTCTTCCCGAAGCAAGTCAGCGAGTACCTGCTGAACGCCTGGTGGATCGCGGCGCTCGCTCCTTTTGCTGTGGTCTTCGGCCTCCTCTTCGTCGCAGACGTTTGGGTGTGGGCCTTCGACCGTTCAAAGCCGCCCTCGTGGGGCTCGTTCACCCGCGGCTTCGAGCCCTTCGAGGAGCTCTTCGCCCGCCTCAAGAACGAGACCGACAAGGAGCTGCGAGTCATCTACGCCGTCGTGCTCTTCCCCCTCATGGTCCTCGCGTTGCCTGCCGCCGTCGGCGCGGGCCTCTTCCTCCAGGGGACCAAGCCCGCCATCGCACTCGCGCTCGCGTTTCCTTCCGGCATCGGGGCGTTCTTGGTCCTCGGGGCCATGGGTGAGCTGGTGCGCGGCAGCCGCGCAGCCGGCATGGTCATCCTCGGAGGTGGCGTGGCCGCTGCGATCAGCGGCTATTACTACCCGGCGCTCGCCAACCAGCTTTCTCCGAAGGAGGTGTTCGAGAGCTACACGCTGGTTCGAAAGAGCGGCGAGCCCCTTGGGCTCTTCGGGGTCGGCAGTCGCACCGCTGCGTATTACGCAGGAGGGCAGCCGCCTTCGTTCTCGGATGCGCCGCGCGCCTTCGAGTGGCTCGTTGGCGCGGAAGGCGGCGAGCGGCGCTACCTCGCGATGCGAGCCGACGAGCTCGGCCGGCTCAACAAGGTCTACCGCGAGCGTCTCCACGCCAACGTCCCCGTCCTCGATGGACGCTCCAGCCAGATCATCCTGGCCACCTCTCGCCTTGTCGGAAGCGAGAAGAGCCAGAGCCCCCTCGATAAGGTCGTCCTCGCGACGGCGCCGAAGCCGCAGCGGCCGCTCGGCACAAACCTCGACGACAAACTTGAGGTCATCGGCATCGACCTCCTCGACGCCAACGGCCGCCTCGTCGACGTCGTCTCACCGGGGCGGAAGTACCAGATCAAGACGTACTACCGGTGCCTTGGGCCAGTGACCAGCGAATGGGAAGCCTTCATTCACATCGACGGCTTCCAGCGACGCCACAACGGCGACCACAAGATCATGCAGGGCAAATACCCCTTCGGTCAGTGGCTCAAGGACGACATCCTCGTAGACATTCACGAGTTCCAGCTCGAGCCAAACTTCTCGCCCGGCAACTACACCATCTACATGGGCCTCTTCCTCGGAGAGAGTCGCATGAAGGTGAAGAGCGGCCCGAGCGACGGCGACAACCGCGTCCTCGGCGGCTCCCTTCGGGTCCAGTAGCTTCCGGCTCAGTCGCGGGGTTCGCCGACCCCTCGGCGCACTCACTCGCCCAACGCGTCGCCGCTCGCGTGAGCGCACCGGCGCGTCGCGCTACAGGCCGCCGCTCGTCGGAAGGCGCCTTCCGTAGATGCCGGCTTTGGCGTCGGCCGTCGTGTCTTCCCACACGACTGCCACAAACGATGAGGGCGGAACCCCGCCCACGGCGATGGCCGGATTGGCCCGCCGCCGTCCCGGCGTGGCGCTCGCAACAAACTCGGCGCCCTGGGCGTCGACGGGGTTGAACAGGAACCCCGTGCTCGGGCCCAAGTAGGCGGCGCGGACGTCGCCGCTCGCTCCGTCGATCCACGCGAGCGCAAAGCCCGCCGACGCGGGGAGCGCCGCGACGGCCGGCGCATACTGATCACCATCAACGGCCACGGCGTTGACGCGCGCGTCCTGGTCACCGGAGACGGCCTTCGCGTCTGCGCCAAAGCGCTGCACGAAGATGTCACCGCGGTCGCTGAAGACGATGGCGAAGCGGCCGTCAGGCAGCGCCGCAATGTCGGGATGAGAGACTGGGCCGGTGCGAGCCGCGCCGTTGAGCTTTTGTTCTGCCGTCGGCGTCCCGTCGGGGCTTAGCTGCGCGAACTTCGCGTCGGTCCCGCTCTCCCAGGTCGCGACGAAGCCGGTCCCTCGTCCCACGACCCGAACGAGTTTGTTCGCCGTGCCCGATGTGCTGAGGAGCCGCGTCGCGCCCCGCGTGCCATCGCTGGGGTTGTACGTGCGCCCTTGGATCGAGCCATCACGGTCGTCTTGCCACGCGACGAAGAGGATGCCCTGCGAGTTCACCGCGATGGCGGGAAGGGACTGATCGCCGCTCTCGCCCGATGTCCCAACGCCGTTGACACGGAGCGCCGCGGTCGGCTGTTCGGCGGTGAGCGTGCTGTCAATGGATCGCAGCCGAATGTCGATGTTGCCGTCGGTGTCGTCTTCGAACGCGATCCACGTTCGCTCCCCCACGGCGACGGCGGCCGGTGCCGACTGATTCGCCGGCTGCTCAGCCGGCGGAAACGCCGCGCCGGGCGTATGGGGCATGAAGAACGAGAAGTCGGCGACGTCGGCGCCTTGGCTGCCATAGCGGCCGAAGGCGTCACCCCGCACGCGCATCGTGATCTCCCGCGTCGCGGGGGTCTTGTCGGTGAAGAGCGCGAGAAACTTCCCGGCCTTGTCAGCTGCCGCTGGCCATACGGCGATGGGGCGTTCCTTGTCACCGGCCTTGCCATCGGCGGTCGTCCCTGGCGTGCCCTTGCCACCCGAGAGGAGCACGTCCAGGGTCTTGCATGACGCATCGCAAACGGAAGTGTCAGGTTTGCCCGGCGGGTCGCATAGCTCTGTGGGTTCGAGCTTTCCGTTGCCGCAAATCGCTGGCTCCAGGAAGCGCCGCATCTGAATCGTGAGGTCCACCCGCGCGTCGTCGATCGTTGCGCTGGAGCACCCGGCGGCGAGGAGCTTGCCCGCGCCGTCTTCGGCCCGCGCCGCAAAGACGTAAGGGTTTTGAGCGCGGCGCACTTGGAGCTCACCGCAGAACCGCACCCCCGAGGCGCACCCCTCGGACGCGAGATCTTGCGCCAGGACGGGCTGGCTCAGATCACCCGTCGTGAGGCCCAGGTCGGGATCGCACGTCACACCCGACGCGCTGTCGGCGACCGACAAAGAGAGCCTCGTCACCTGGTCCAAGATGCCGCGGGGAAAGACGACCGTTGGGAGGACGACAACGGCGGCGTCGCCGCTGACGGTGCAGCCCCACGGCAAAAGCGCGGCGATCGCTCCAACGGAGAGGACTTGGGCCGCGCGACGCATCGTCGGACAAGGTTATAGCGCGACTTCCGGGCGCGACCGCAAGGAACCGCGCGCCGGGGTTCGAGCGGCGGCACCGAACCGCGCAGCGCCGACGGAGCGCGCTCCGGAGGAGATCCATTGAATCGACCTATCGAAGAACGGCCCGGGTAGGCGAGACGGGCCTTCGCGAGGGTCTCTCGTCGAGATCGGATCGGTCCTCGTTCGTTCGCAGGCACGCGAGTGGTGCTCGCGTTACGCGTTGCGCCGAGGCTTTTCGAAACTCCAATCGATTCCCACGGCCGCCAGCTCGCGTTGGAGCGGCGCGGTGGCGGCGCCGTCGCCGCCTCCACCCAGGATGACCCGACGAACGCCGCGAGCGAGCAGAGCGCCGGCCACGCGGCCCGCCCACGGGCCGAGGAGCTCGATGTCGGTCGAGGGGTGCGACGTCGCCATCGCCGCGACCCCCGTGTCGATGAGGGTGAAACAGCGAGGCGCCTCGAACGCGTCGAAGCATGCGCTCTCGATGCGCTCGCGGTTGCTGCGAACGTAGCCTTCCAGGAGCGCGGCCCGTGCACCGCTCGCAACGGTCGCGCTCACGTCTCGCGCGCCTAGGATTCCTTCAAGAGCGCCGGCGGCGAGGGTAGGGGACGCATCGAGCTCGGCCAGCGCCCGGCCGTAGCGGAGGCACGCATGGTAGAGGTCCCGCTCCCCCTCGCTTTGACCGGCTCCGGCGGCGACGAATCGCTCCGCAAGGAGCTGACGCAGCGGCTCCGCCTGGTCGATGACCAGCGAGTCGCTGGGCAGCCACGCGCACTGCCTGTCGTGCTCGGCCCAACGAGCCAGCGCGCTCTTCGCGGCCTCCGTCGCCATCAGTTTGCCTGTTCCACTTGAATCGGCGCTGTCGCCGGCGGCGGGTCTGCGGGCTTGGTCGCCGCCGGCGCCTGCCTCGCCCGCGGCGGGCTCATGGCGTCGAGCTCCATCTGCGCCCGCGGCGCATGCGACGGCACCGTGAGGAGCCTTGCGAAGCGGTTGCGTGCTGCTTCGAACGATCCGAGCTGTCGATAGCAGCGTCCCGCCTCGAAGGTCGCGTCGTACCCGGCGCTGGTGCCGTAGCTAGCGGTCGCGACGCGATCAAAGCGGGCCACCGCGGCGGAACACCCGGAACCTTCGCGTTCGCTGCGCGCCGCCCACAACGCCGCTGTGCCGTCCCCTTGAGCGGCCATCGCGTCGAAGAGGCGCGCCGCGTCACCGTAACGCTGGCCTCGGTACGCGGCCATCGCATCGGCGAAGCCTTCTGACGAGGACCCGCCGCTGCCCGCGCTCGCGCGGCCCACGGCGCCGGCCTTGGCGGGGCTCGCCGGCGCGGCAGCCGCAGCGGGCGACGGAGCCCGGGCCGGGCCCCGGGCCGCGCCGGGCCCGCCGCGAGCTTCGTCGTCGGCAAGGGCGGACCATTCGGCAGTCTTTTTTCCGACGACCCGCGGTTCCGCGTTGAGCGCAAGCTCGTTGTCGGCGCGCCCCTTCGCGACGGCGTCGGCTGGAGCGGCGGCCACCGCCGCTGGCGGTGGCGCTGCCGGCGCGGTTGCGGCCGCGACGGGGAGCGCTGTCGCCGACGCAAGCGGCGAAGGGGGTGGCTGCGGCCCATGGGCGACGGACGCGCCCTTCGAATCGCGCTCCTTCTTCAAGCTCTCGCGCGAATCGAGCAGGCCCTCGGCGGCGGCTGGTGCGCCCTGCTCCGTCACCGTAACCGCGCTCATCGACGAGCTACCCCCCTTCATGAAAACCACGCTCGACCCGATCATGAGGAGGAAGACCGCCGCCATCGCCGTCTGCGGGCGCATCGCCCAGCGGCCCGCCATCGACACGAAGCCTGCGCGATGAATCGGAACGACCTTGCGCGCCTCCCGCGCGGCCTCGAGGATGCGAGCTTCGAGCCCCGGCGGCGCCTCAAAGGGCGCTAGCGCGGCGACGGCGGAGTTGCGAGTCGCACGAAGCGTCGCGAGCTGTTCCGCGCACCGCGAACACGCGCTGGCGTGCCGTCGCAGAGCGGCGCTGGTGACTTCGTCGAGCTCTCCGTAGAGCTCGTCCATCAGCGCATCTTGGAACTTCTCGCAATCCATGGTCGGGGCTTCGGCGTGTGGGTCAGGGGTGTTGGCTGGAGGTAGCGACCAGAGGGTCAGGGCAACGGCAAGAGCCAAGAAAACGTTTGGTGTCATTCGTTAGAAGTCAACGGAGCGCCCGCGCATACTCCTCGTATTCAGCGAGGGCATCCTTGAGCCGTTCGAGCGCGTACCGCATGCGACTCTTGATCGTGTTTTCGGGCACCCCAACGAGATCGGCAATCTCCTTGAAGGGCAGGTTGGCAACCTCGCGC contains the following coding sequences:
- the era gene encoding GTPase Era produces the protein MASRRSPSPPPAASRAGRVALVGRPNVGKSTLLNGLVGEHLAIVSHHPQTTRERVAGVVNDGPLQMVLVDTPGQHTAKNRLGQRMNQEVADAMAGADVIVLVSDVTETPTPTLPALDAAIAASAPPGKPVILVVSKIDRVKIKGDLLPVLAGRAAAFPFAAVVPLSAKKRDGLERLKQEIASRLPDGEKLLDEEAISDRPSRFFVREYVREQVLRRTRQEVPHGVAVTIDRWEESPKLTRIDVTVHVDKESHKKIVLGERGLLMKDIGTRARERAEALLGQKIMLKIWVRVTPRWYESDKLLAEFGYGDEG
- a CDS encoding glycosyltransferase family 39 protein, which gives rise to MMTTQPTTNEQPVTAPAEEATPLEPARTSTPPSRAATDGDIPPMLAAALALLVPAVIILLLPPLSRAGLWDPPELNVADMARRLAVNLYGASNLALSGTDNSLPHLNDLGKPELPFTSIALGFKLFGLHEWAGRLPLGIWALAGIGAVYASLARLIDRRAGVYAAVVLATTPLYTVQARTMIGDIVIMSAVAMSFLGLVTATLEGLDRRGALPRLGFLAVALAGLAAGYYSRGLALGVTAPLLSAGLLYALVVSSLRGSGQGLDAFGHAVGGLSLVLAIATMPTVYGALDHPDRLNMSTVLGGMIRNGGKFPTHDFMLGQVAHAMAPWSAFAAFAFGRLFFAPKGTTTKGTAVRASLLIAFAVVFVTQGFVVGKVDATAFAGPALAAAACGIALRDYERGAHSSIAVGVGTFLLLFLFRHDFKHLPDKAFQVFGVTTTTTFPESFKNTSVVLWAILLMGFAAVTLVTWGERSGKRTPFDAAMYLKVLRALREAWDGLLSLVYFALVAGASLAGLLVFLGARTKLKWIPVFPKQVSEYLLNAWWIAALAPFAVVFGLLFVADVWVWAFDRSKPPSWGSFTRGFEPFEELFARLKNETDKELRVIYAVVLFPLMVLALPAAVGAGLFLQGTKPAIALALAFPSGIGAFLVLGAMGELVRGSRAAGMVILGGGVAAAISGYYYPALANQLSPKEVFESYTLVRKSGEPLGLFGVGSRTAAYYAGGQPPSFSDAPRAFEWLVGAEGGERRYLAMRADELGRLNKVYRERLHANVPVLDGRSSQIILATSRLVGSEKSQSPLDKVVLATAPKPQRPLGTNLDDKLEVIGIDLLDANGRLVDVVSPGRKYQIKTYYRCLGPVTSEWEAFIHIDGFQRRHNGDHKIMQGKYPFGQWLKDDILVDIHEFQLEPNFSPGNYTIYMGLFLGESRMKVKSGPSDGDNRVLGGSLRVQ
- a CDS encoding zf-HC2 domain-containing protein; this translates as MDCEKFQDALMDELYGELDEVTSAALRRHASACSRCAEQLATLRATRNSAVAALAPFEAPPGLEARILEAAREARKVVPIHRAGFVSMAGRWAMRPQTAMAAVFLLMIGSSVVFMKGGSSSMSAVTVTEQGAPAAAEGLLDSRESLKKERDSKGASVAHGPQPPPSPLASATALPVAAATAPAAPPPAAVAAAPADAVAKGRADNELALNAEPRVVGKKTAEWSALADDEARGGPGAARGPARAPSPAAAAAPASPAKAGAVGRASAGSGGSSSEGFADAMAAYRGQRYGDAARLFDAMAAQGDGTAALWAARSEREGSGCSAAVARFDRVATASYGTSAGYDATFEAGRCYRQLGSFEAARNRFARLLTVPSHAPRAQMELDAMSPPRARQAPAATKPADPPPATAPIQVEQAN